The following are encoded in a window of Sphingobium herbicidovorans genomic DNA:
- a CDS encoding SMR family transporter has product MNYVYLAIAIISEVIGTTFMKQSEGFTRLVPSLVTALAYAIAFFFLSQTLKTIPTGVAYAIWSGAGIVLIATAAAVFQGQKLDAPAMIGMGLIICGVIVMNVFSKATGH; this is encoded by the coding sequence ATGAATTACGTCTATCTTGCCATAGCGATCATTTCCGAAGTGATCGGCACCACGTTTATGAAACAGTCCGAGGGCTTTACCAGGCTCGTGCCTAGCCTCGTTACGGCTTTGGCCTATGCAATCGCATTCTTCTTCCTCTCACAAACTCTCAAAACTATCCCCACCGGCGTCGCCTACGCCATTTGGTCAGGGGCAGGCATCGTTCTGATCGCTACCGCCGCAGCAGTTTTCCAGGGTCAAAAACTCGACGCTCCAGCCATGATCGGGATGGGACTTATCATCTGCGGTGTGATCGTGATGAACGTCTTTTCCAAAGCGACAGGGCACTAA
- a CDS encoding type II toxin-antitoxin system VapB family antitoxin: MSLNVKDPEAHRLAQAIAQATGQSMTRVVTEALRERFARIERQKSKASVAELLTIADRAATHVKRPYVDHAELFYDDNGLPK, encoded by the coding sequence ATGAGCCTCAATGTTAAAGACCCTGAAGCCCATCGGCTTGCGCAGGCCATCGCCCAAGCGACCGGCCAGAGCATGACCCGCGTGGTGACGGAGGCGCTGCGCGAGCGCTTCGCCAGGATCGAGCGTCAGAAAAGCAAGGCGAGCGTCGCGGAACTGCTAACGATCGCCGATCGCGCCGCCACGCATGTGAAGCGCCCCTATGTCGATCATGCCGAACTGTTTTATGACGATAATGGCCTGCCGAAATGA
- a CDS encoding type II toxin-antitoxin system VapC family toxin translates to MILDTSALVAILYREPEAATFAQAIHDADACRISVASYVELSMVIERQLGPEGMRQTEAFFRRAGITIEPVTLDHGELARQAFLDFGKGRHKAGLNFGDCFSYALAKATDEPLLFKGNDFALTDIEAAA, encoded by the coding sequence ATGATCCTCGACACCTCGGCCCTGGTCGCGATCCTCTATCGCGAACCCGAAGCGGCGACCTTCGCACAAGCCATCCATGATGCCGATGCCTGCCGCATCAGCGTCGCCAGCTATGTCGAGCTGTCGATGGTCATCGAACGCCAGCTCGGTCCCGAAGGGATGCGCCAGACCGAAGCTTTCTTTCGCCGCGCCGGCATCACGATCGAACCGGTGACGCTCGATCATGGCGAACTGGCGCGACAGGCGTTTCTCGATTTCGGCAAGGGCCGCCACAAAGCGGGCCTGAACTTTGGCGACTGCTTTTCCTATGCGCTGGCCAAGGCGACCGACGAGCCGCTGTTGTTCAAGGGCAATGATTTTGCCCTGACGGACATAGAGGCGGCGGCATAA
- a CDS encoding WGR domain-containing protein, which yields MKGAIIPDAIELVALDPARNIRRRYSITASLDLFGMIVVETRWGRIGTRGQAQRHAFPDRAAAERHIAATLRRRGTAKIRIGVPYRPMTVAGDWTESV from the coding sequence ATGAAAGGCGCAATTATCCCCGATGCGATCGAGTTGGTGGCGCTCGATCCGGCGCGCAACATCCGCCGGCGCTATAGTATCACCGCGAGCCTCGACCTGTTCGGCATGATCGTTGTCGAAACCCGTTGGGGCCGGATCGGCACACGCGGCCAGGCGCAGCGCCACGCCTTTCCCGATCGCGCGGCGGCCGAGCGTCATATCGCCGCCACTCTGCGCCGGCGGGGCACCGCCAAAATCCGGATCGGAGTGCCTTATAGACCAATGACAGTCGCCGGCGATTGGACGGAGAGCGTTTAA
- a CDS encoding cobyric acid synthase: MPIALLLAAAAAGPVTVDGAVPPDIVVTAALVPVASADVPASSSMPRRSSHWASPSRSTLSASRSRHRARRARSPRYAFAERRRTTRWSLWTGSTSTIPQPGIDPEDAAMIQGFLINKFRGDPALFEDRYRDIERLSGWPGFGVVPWLAECARLPSEDAVVLERRQALASGRLLIACLVTPRISNFDDLDPLKLEPGIELAMISPGQPIPVEAALIVLPGSKATIADLAAIRREGWDIDILAHHRHGGAVLGLCGGYQMLGKRIADPDGIEGAQADVAGLGLLDVETVLAGEKTLRRVAGEALGARCEGYEMHIGATFGPDTERPLVRLDSGRNDGAVSADGLVSGTYLHGLLADARQRAAWIARLGGNGAGVDYHASVDAALDGLAAELERHIDVDTILALSSKASRD; this comes from the coding sequence ATGCCCATCGCCCTACTTCTTGCCGCTGCCGCTGCCGGACCTGTCACCGTGGACGGCGCGGTGCCGCCCGATATCGTCGTTACCGCTGCGCTGGTGCCCGTAGCGTCCGCTGACGTGCCCGCCTCCAGCTCGATGCCAAGACGATCGAGTCACTGGGCCAGCCCCTCGCGCTCGACCTTATCCGCCTCACGGTCGCGTCATCGGGCACGCAGGGCTCGCTCACCCAGATACGCATTCGCGGAGCGGAGGCGAACCACACGCTGGTCTTTGTGGACGGGATCGACTTCAACGATCCCGCAGCCGGGGATCGATCCCGAAGACGCGGCGATGATCCAGGGATTCCTCATCAACAAGTTTCGCGGTGATCCCGCGCTGTTCGAGGACCGCTATCGCGACATCGAGCGCCTTTCGGGCTGGCCCGGCTTCGGCGTGGTGCCGTGGCTCGCAGAGTGCGCGCGGCTCCCGAGCGAGGATGCGGTCGTGCTCGAAAGGCGGCAAGCGCTCGCCTCCGGCCGATTGCTCATCGCCTGCCTCGTCACGCCGCGCATCTCCAATTTCGACGATCTCGATCCGCTCAAGCTCGAACCGGGCATAGAATTGGCGATGATTTCCCCGGGTCAGCCAATCCCGGTCGAGGCTGCTTTGATCGTGCTGCCGGGCTCCAAGGCGACCATCGCCGATCTTGCCGCGATCCGGCGCGAAGGCTGGGACATTGATATCCTCGCCCACCATCGTCATGGCGGCGCGGTTTTGGGCCTGTGCGGTGGTTATCAGATGCTCGGCAAGCGCATCGCAGACCCGGACGGCATCGAGGGCGCACAGGCTGATGTGGCGGGCCTCGGCCTGCTTGATGTCGAAACCGTGCTAGCTGGAGAAAAGACGTTGCGGCGGGTCGCGGGCGAGGCGCTGGGCGCGCGGTGTGAGGGCTATGAGATGCACATCGGCGCTACCTTTGGTCCCGATACAGAGCGCCCGCTCGTGCGGCTCGACAGCGGCCGCAACGATGGTGCCGTGAGCGCAGACGGCTTGGTCTCGGGCACCTATCTTCATGGGCTGCTGGCGGATGCCCGGCAGCGGGCAGCATGGATCGCGCGGCTCGGCGGCAATGGCGCGGGCGTCGATTATCACGCCTCGGTCGATGCCGCGCTCGATGGTCTTGCCGCCGAACTCGAACGACATATCGATGTCGATACGATCCTCGCCCTTTCATCAAAGGCGAGCCGAGATTGA
- a CDS encoding isochorismatase family protein: MTFSNKVSWAIEPGRCALLIHDMQPHYLGALPEACRRQLVANVQTIGMGCIARGIPIFASQVPAQDARERGLMLDMWGRGPTAASDALDPELRFDGLPVRLLTKRSYSAFYGNDFEVLLRRLGRDQILIVGVYTSIGCHCSAIDAFMRDMRDMRAFLVSDATADMEPADHAKGLEVAARLCARVVDTETVSRALEPSPGRDGV, from the coding sequence GTGACGTTCTCGAACAAGGTGAGCTGGGCTATCGAGCCCGGCCGCTGCGCGCTGCTGATCCACGACATGCAGCCGCACTATCTCGGCGCACTTCCCGAGGCTTGTCGCCGCCAGCTTGTCGCCAACGTGCAGACGATCGGGATGGGGTGCATCGCGCGCGGAATCCCGATCTTCGCTTCCCAGGTGCCGGCGCAGGACGCGCGCGAGCGTGGCCTAATGCTCGATATGTGGGGCAGGGGACCCACCGCCGCCAGTGACGCCCTCGATCCGGAGCTTAGGTTTGACGGGCTCCCCGTCCGCCTTCTGACAAAGCGGAGCTACAGCGCCTTCTACGGCAACGATTTCGAGGTGCTGCTTCGCCGGCTCGGCCGCGATCAAATCCTGATCGTCGGCGTCTATACCTCGATCGGCTGCCATTGCTCGGCCATCGATGCCTTCATGCGCGACATGCGCGACATGCGCGCTTTCCTCGTCTCCGACGCCACGGCAGACATGGAGCCTGCCGATCACGCCAAGGGGCTGGAAGTTGCCGCTCGCCTCTGCGCCCGTGTCGTTGATACAGAAACCGTCAGTCGCGCCCTTGAACCCTCACCCGGACGCGATGGTGTCTGA
- a CDS encoding phospholipase A gives MCIALGLAVGSARADAGATASPIELVISAVAEPNAFGAASVELRLLNSGSAPETMVLPPQIEAELTVNGSTSNVSLERAPEMPVAMTVPAGGFAGARYTLHVPPGITAGEAVLAVPGWKVQRVAFAIRGPVQGNMSSPPPALADRGTGSAMPRRDAPVPQAHLAANDVAVGNAFLPNLSAYAPIYAVYGPGTNSDARLQISFKYQLFGPPATPDRRQSWEQGLQFAYTQRMFWDLGAKSSPFRNIDFMPELFYLAPTIGIGGGVSLSGQGGFRHESNGRSGTGSRSLNTFYVQPVASVALGNYRLSIGPRLWLYAGSLSDNPDIKRYRGNTGLFAEIGEDDGLRITTNTRFNFGSGKGAIDADISYPIDRLIGGNLNFYLFGQAFTGYGENLLDYNRRMTRLRVGLAIVR, from the coding sequence GTGTGCATCGCTCTCGGACTGGCGGTGGGATCGGCCCGCGCGGACGCGGGCGCGACAGCATCGCCGATCGAGCTTGTGATCAGCGCTGTGGCAGAGCCGAATGCCTTCGGCGCCGCCTCCGTCGAGCTTCGCCTGCTCAACAGCGGCTCCGCCCCCGAAACCATGGTCCTGCCGCCGCAGATCGAAGCCGAGCTGACGGTCAACGGCAGCACTAGCAATGTCAGCCTTGAGCGAGCGCCGGAGATGCCGGTGGCCATGACCGTGCCTGCCGGCGGCTTCGCCGGGGCACGCTACACCCTGCACGTGCCACCGGGCATAACGGCCGGAGAGGCAGTGCTGGCCGTACCCGGGTGGAAGGTCCAGCGCGTCGCGTTTGCGATACGGGGGCCGGTACAGGGGAATATGTCCTCTCCGCCGCCGGCTTTGGCGGATCGAGGCACCGGTTCCGCGATGCCACGCAGGGATGCGCCTGTCCCGCAGGCGCACCTTGCGGCCAATGACGTCGCGGTCGGCAATGCCTTCCTGCCCAATCTTTCCGCCTATGCGCCGATCTATGCCGTCTACGGTCCCGGCACAAATAGCGACGCCCGGTTGCAGATCAGTTTCAAATATCAGCTATTCGGCCCGCCGGCCACGCCTGACCGGCGACAATCCTGGGAGCAGGGACTCCAGTTTGCCTACACCCAACGCATGTTTTGGGACCTCGGAGCCAAGTCGTCTCCGTTCCGCAACATCGACTTCATGCCGGAGTTGTTCTACCTCGCTCCAACCATCGGCATTGGAGGCGGCGTCTCGCTCAGCGGCCAAGGCGGCTTCCGGCACGAATCCAATGGTCGATCGGGCACCGGATCGCGAAGCCTCAACACGTTTTATGTGCAGCCGGTCGCATCGGTTGCGCTGGGGAATTACCGCCTCAGCATCGGCCCGCGTCTCTGGCTCTACGCCGGCAGCCTAAGCGACAATCCGGATATCAAGCGCTATCGCGGCAATACGGGCCTGTTTGCAGAGATCGGCGAGGACGACGGGCTTCGCATCACGACCAATACCCGGTTCAATTTCGGGTCGGGCAAAGGCGCGATCGATGCCGACATATCCTACCCGATCGATCGGCTGATCGGCGGAAATCTGAATTTCTACCTCTTCGGCCAAGCCTTCACCGGATATGGCGAGAACCTGCTCGATTATAACCGCCGCATGACGCGCCTGCGGGTCGGACTGGCGATCGTGCGGTGA